A segment of the Serratia fonticola genome:
TAATTGCGTATCCAACTGCGCCATGGGAATTTGACGAAAGCCAAGACGCTGATAGTAAGGCGCATTCCAAGGCACCCGCACGAAGGTGGTCAGCGTCAAACGCGCTATCGCCCGTTGCCTGGCCAGTGCCGCGACTTCGGCGATCAAGCGTTTCCCCACGCCCTGCCGCTGCCAATTGGCCGCCACCGAAAGTTCGGCGATATGCCAACTGTGCTGCAACTGTTGCACGGCAATAAAACCGGCAATCTGACCAACGTCACTCACAGCCAGCCATTCCTGCTGCCGGGCAATAAACTCAGCATGCTGCTGCGGACTCATCACCTCACCATCTGCAATAAATTGCAACTCCGCCTGTTGCCGAAATAGCCGTGCCGCCGAGCGTTCAACCGCAACCAACTGCGGGATATCCGGCAGTTGTGCCAGACGTAAACTCAGGCTCATCATTGATTCCTTATTTGAAGGCGGCCATTTAAACAGATTTTACCCCCGGCAGAAACCAAGAGTAACGCCAATGCCACTTTATGGTAATAATTCTTATTAGCATTTTAAATCAAACAAAGTTGACCAATGCTCTCTCCCCAGCCCGATCACTCAAAAAATAATCGTTCAAAACAGAGAAAGCAGTCGCTCCCCCCCGATCAGACAGGTTAGATTAAAGAAACAACAAGAGAGGAAAACGATGGCACAACACATTGTTACACTGGTGGAATATCCACAGTTTGTCGACGTCTGCGCCGCCTGGGCGTTTGGCCAATGGGGCTCACAGCGAGGTGGTACGCTGGAACGCACTCGCCAGCGCTTTATCTTGTGTAGCAAACCCAGTACAGATTACCTGACACTGCTGATGATTGAGGATGAGCGCCCGCTAGGGATGGCTAGCCTGTGGCCCAGCGACGACCACCATCGTATGGACCTCTCTCCTTGGTTGGCCGGCGTCTTTGTGCATCCAGACCAACGCCGACAAGGCATTGCGCAGCGTTTGGAACAGGAGATTATCCGTAAGGCGCAACAGCGCGGCCACTCGGTCCTACACCTGATTACCGATCACTCAGAAGGCCTGTATACCCGCTGGGGCTGGCATACTATCGAGCGCCGCCAACAATATGGTGATGAAGTGGTCGTCATGGAAAAGCGACTCTGATTGGCGCGGTAGACCGTTCGACCTCTGCGCGCCCAGAAATGACGGGCGACTAAACCGCGTTTTCCAATGAAAAAAATAGTGCGAAAGGATTTTGATTGACGCCGCATCCTGTGTGTTTACCCAATCTGGGCTGCGTTCCACCGAAAGGTAGCGATGACGTTACAATCAAATACAACCTGGCACGAATCAATAAATAAAAAAGACTGCGATAATAATCAACAAATAAGCCATGTTGGCATTATCGGTCAGATTATTATCCGCAGCCGTCTATTATATTGGCCAGAATTCTTGGCTTATTGACGCTTACCCGTTAATCACTTAACGGTAGATTTCCGCAGTACCGCGCCAATCGCTGGAATCACCCGGGTTATCCAGGCCAATGATACGATAATGGCTTGCGCCATCTTCAGTCGCTTTCTGTTTCAGCATATGGATAGCATCATCAGGTGAACCCGCGACACCTGAAACCGAGACTACGCCCATGCTCTGCATGGTGCTGGCCTGGGTACTATCAACCATTTTCGCACCGGCTGCCAAGGTAGAGAATGAAGCGGTGGCGATCAGTGCAGCTGCGATGTAAGGTAATAGTTTCATGATTGACTCCGTTATTTTGATTATCAATGCGTTCTCAGTGGTGTTAATTATGAGTTAGCCAATGAAAACGGACGTCATCCAATGTAAAGAACCTCAATCATTGTGAGCAAAATAAGGAGAAAGTAAGAATGGGTATTTCCTGATAGCGCAAAAATTTATTTATAATGGCAATTTTACGCCCCTTTCCGAAAAATAAAAACTTTATTTTTTAATTAGGATAACCGCATTTATTTTAAAGCAATTTTACCGTTTGCAGTGCCTGCACTACGCTGTGCAAGAAAGCTCTCTTATCAGGAAGGATGCTTATGCCGCAAAGCCTGCTACGTGTCCGAGATGGTCGTGGAGCCTCTGTTTCGTTCTCAGAACTGCTGTTCGCCCTGATGTTGCTGGGACTTTTTGCCGCCGCAGCCCTGACACACGCCTTTGGGAATGTGAACTGTCTTTACCCTGTTCTATGCAGTAATACAGGTTGGCCGTACATTGATTATCCTGTCTCTGCTTAAACAGATGGCGGTCACCGTGTGGGAGAGTATTTCACGCGGCAGAATAACAAAGGGAAAACATCACTGAAGGAAACAATCCGGGCCTGGTATTGACACCAAGCCCGCGAAGTCGTTAGCGCAGCGGTTCTGGGAGTGTCAGCACCCACAGCTCACTCAATGACTCCGGTTTATCTAGCGGCCGCAGTTCGATAGTCGTTTTGACCGGTTTGCCTGCCAGATTGAGCTTACCTTGCTGATCCAACTGATAGTCGGTGATTTTTTTCCCTTCCGGCTCAGCATCAACCAATTTAGCCTGCAAGCCAAAATCGTTGTCGTTGATCACCGCCAGCCGTTGGTTATCGATCAGCGCCAGCCCTTCTGCTTTTTCTTGCTGCCAGCCAAGCTTACGCAGGTCTGCCACCTCACGCTTCTGTGCCAGCTTCACTCCTCGTTTCGCCAACTGTGCCGCATCGTCAAATTCCAATGCGCTCTCTTCGTTATCGAAGGGGGTCAGATCGCTTGCCTGACTGAGATCTACCAGATAGATCTTGTTCATTATCTGTTTGTCTTTACCACTCCCTTGCTCGATCAGTAAAATCTGCTGGTTATCAACCGCCACGATATCGCCAATCTTGGCATCTTTTGCCTTTGCGTAATGGTCAATATCAATGGGATAACCATACATCGCGGTCTTGCCGGTCGCCGGATCAAAACTCACCAAACGAGTAAACTGCGCCTTGTTTTTACTCTTCCCGTTGATGTCCAGCGTGCTTTGTACCGCTGCCAGTATCCGCCCGTCAGGCAGACGTGTGACACCTTCAAAACCCCGGTTTGGCTGACGCCATTTGATAATGTTTGGCAAACCAGTGGCGACAGCCTGTTCTCCTTGTAATGGCGTTGGGCCATATTTGGCCAGGATTTTACCTTGGCGATCGATATGGATCAGGAAAGGACCATACTCATCGCACAGCCAGTATCCCCCTTTGCCATCTGGAGCGATCCCTTCGGTATCCAGTCCACGCTTGTCAGTGCTTAGCGGCTGCAACGTATCACTCAGTGCGAACTCGTTGGTTGAGCCAATCAGATTGCCCGGTAAGGGTAAGCCGCTGATTGGGCCACGCTCATCGTGCAAAGGGCGTGCCTGGGTCGCCGTGGCTTTACCGCCGCTAACGCGAATCTCCATCAAGAGAGGAACAAAAGCAGGGTTGGCGAAAATTTTGGCATCCTGTTTGCCTACGGCGGGAGCATCGGCATTCGGGCCACGATCGGTCACCGTCGTCAACAGCAGATCATCCCCTTCCAAACCATTAAATACCAGCCCGGAGCCAATGCCTACCGGAAATCCCTGAGGAAAGTGTTCCGCGAAGGCACCTGAATAGCTTACGCGGTTCCCTTCGGGAAAACTGACGTTATAGCGCTCAACCTTGATATCCGCCGCAAGGGATAACAGTGGCAACATAGAAGCAAAAAAGATACATAACGGCTTGATTCTCATCGCATTGGCTCTTTGTAAGCAGAAGTAACAACCTGTAAGCCTAGTCGTCGGTGATGACACTTTAATGACGGTACCTGCGAATAACAGGGATTCAGTCGCAAAAAATCACCCCATGGCCAATAGAAATAAACAATCAAAACTTATTCATTGAATGTTAAAAACCAATTGAAAAAATGACATCTGCCAGCAGGCAATATAAAATTAAGAGTTTAGCCAGTGACGGCTAAGACAAATACCTAGTACTCAGATAAAAAAACAGCAAAAAAACGATAATTTGTTAAAACTCCCTTTTTCGCATAGACAAAATAAAAAGATAGCGATTTAATACCGGCCGTAATCGAGGGTGTGCAAAAAATTATGTATTCAACACCGCAATATAAAAAGGTGTTCTATAGTTTTTAATGCTAACGCCCGTTAGTTTTCTCCCAGCAGGATGGAATATATGTCAAAACGCCTTTTTGCCGAATTTTTCGGCACATTTTGGTTGGTCTTCGGTGGTTGTGGTAGCGCAGTATTGGCTGCGGCGTTTCCGCAGTTAGGTATTGGTTTTGCTGGTGTTGCTTTAGCATTTGGCCTTACCGTGGTGACGATGGCGTATGCCGTGGGTCATATTTCTGGTGGGCACTTCAACCCCGCGGTGACGGTGGGATTATTTGCGGGTGGCCGTTTCCCGGCAAAAGACGTAATTCCCTACGTTATTGCTCAGGTAATTGGTGGTATTGCCGCCGCCGCAGTGCTTTATTTGATTGCCAGCGGTAAAGCTGGCTTTGATGCTACCGCCAGCGGATTTGCTTCCAATGGTTTCGGTGAACATTCACCGGGTGGCTATTCTCTGCAGGCCGCCATCGTTATTGAATTGGTGCTGACCGCATTCTTCCTGATTGTTATTCATGGTGCGACAGATAAACGTGCACCAGCAGGTTTTGCGCCGCTGGCAATTGGCCTGGCACTGACGCTGATCCACTTGATCAGTATTCCTGTAACCAATACCTCTGTTAACCCGGCACGCAGTACCGCCGTGGCCATTTTCCAGGGAACCTGGGCATTACAACAGCTTTGGGTATTCTGGCTGGTGCCATTAATTGGTGGTGTAGTGGGTGGTCTGATCTACCGCTGCCTGCTGGAAGACAAAAAATAAGCTTTTTTCCGGGCAGCCTGCAACGGCTGCCCGGCGATTTATCCCTTCACTGTGTCAAACATCATGATGTCACTGGTAAATGAGCCATCTGCCTGAATGGCAAAATGCTGGCGTACATCTTCCGCTACGCCTTGCTGCAAAGCTCGAATGGCCGTGACAAAATGTTCCGGCGTGCGCATGCGCGCTACCCAACTGCCAAACTCCAGTTCCAGACGATCGGATGTCACCTCGCGTACCAGCAACCCGGACTCAGTCAGCATACTTAACCATTCCCCTGGCGCATAATTGCGTACGTGTGAGGTATCCCGCAGCACTTCAACCGTTTGCAGATAAATATCCAACAAAGGATGTCCAGGTGAAACCACGTCCATAAAGATGGCGCGGCCACCGGGTTTCAAGACGCGCCTCACTTCACGCAACGCCCGCCCCACATCGTGCCAATGATGGGCTGAATAGCGACTGATCACCACCTCAAAGCTTTCATTATCGAACGGCAGCGACTCCGCTACCCCCTGCTGTACCTGAATATTTGCCAGCCCTTTTTCCTGTGCAGCTTTGCTCACAACCGCCAGCATTTGCGCCGACAGATCGTATGCCACTACCTGAGCCACGTTAGGGGCTGCGGTAAAACTGGCATGCCCCGCCCCACACCCCAGATCGAGCAAGCGGTCAGCAGAACTGGCGGCCAGCAACCAGGTCAGTCTCTGAAGATCGTTGCCTTGTGCATGGACCGAGCTGGTCAGATAGGCATTGGCCTGCTCGCCAAACTGACGATCAACCGCATTTTTATGACTGTTGCTGATGCTCATAGCTGCTCCTGTTTTTATCTGGCTTACGCCTGTGCCGGATGGCTGCTGATGACTATAATCACGCTATTATACGGGTACAATATGAGCAGTTATCCTAGTATCAGTAGGTACCACCCTATGAAATCAGACACCATATCCAGCCAGAAAGCCCTCGGCGCCTTTCTGCGTGCGCACCGGGAACGGGTAACGCCAGAAATGCTGGGCTTACCCACGGCCACACGCCGCCGTACCAGCGGCCTGCGCCGTGAAGAACTGGCACAAATCAGCGGCATCAGCGCAACCTGGTACACCTGGATCGAACAGGGTCGCGAGGTTTCTATTTCGCCTTATACGCTGGCACGCATCGCCAAAGCGCTACGGTTGGGCAATGCCGAGCGTCACTATCTGTTCACACTGGCACGCATCACCGATCCCGAGCAGGTTGCCCCGCAGGAAACCATCAATGCGGCGGTGTTGCAAAGCGTACATCAGATGACGGTGCCCTGTTATCTGCTCGATCTCACCTGGAATATGATGGCCTGGAATCCGCAGGCTGAGCAGCTTTTTTGTGATTGGTTGGGGCAGGCAAAAACGCCAAACCTGCTTCATTTCATGTTCTTCCACCCCCAGGCAAAAGTGCTGGTCAGTAATTGGGAAGATCGCGCCCGTCGGGTGGTGGCCGAATTTCGTGCTGAAACCAGCCACCATCAAGGCACTGAGGAGATTCGAGCCTTCGTCCGTAATATGACGCACAACAGCGAAGCCTTTCATCACTGGTGGAAACAACAGGATGTGATGGCCCGTGAAGGCGGGGAGCGTACCTTCAGTCATCCACTATTGGGTGAGCTGCATTTTCAACAGGTCACATTCTACCCGGCAGAACATAATGGGTTAAAACTGGTGATGCTGATGCCGCTGTCGTAACGGGTAACAAATTCGTAAACAGGTTTACCTGCTATTTATTTATTGCGCCAGACAAACGCGCTAGGGTAGTCACCTGCATCCTGTACTGTTATTGAGGTAATCCTATGCAATCCGAAGAGCAACGCCTTATCGAAGGTCTGTTCAACCGCCTGAAAGAGGCCCAGGCCCAAACAGGCCAAAGGGATATTCAGGCAGAACAGCAGATCAATCAGCATATCCGTGAGCAACCTGCGGCTCCTTACTATATGGCTCAAGCCATGATCATTCAGGAAGCCGCATTGAAACGGCTGGATCAGCAGGTCAAAGCGCTGGAAAACCAGATCGCACAGCTACAGCAAAATGCTCAAAGCCAACAAAGCAGCGGCGGGTTCCTTGCCGGATTATTCGGGGGCGGCAGCCGCAATGCGCCAAGCCCACGAGAACAATATCAGGCACAGCAGCAAAATAACTCCGCCTGGAACAATCAGCCTCAAGGTGGCTATGCAGCGGTACAGCAACAAACCTACGCCCAACCTCAGCAGGCCGCGCCTTCTCGTGCCGGTGGTTTTCTTGGTGGGGCGTTACAGACGGCAGCAGGTGTTGCTGGAGGGGTCGTGTTAGCTGATATGCTGACCGGAATGTTCCGCCATTCGCAACCGGAAGAGATCGTCAATATTATTAACGAACCCCCGGTTGATGACAGTGCGATGCGCAATTTTGATGCATCAAACAATCTCGACACCTTCAACAATGGCGACGATCGTTTTATCAGCCAGGATAATGGATTCCAGAATACGGATTATCAGAGTGACGACTTCTCCTCTGATGATGATTACAACGACGACGACTCATTCATCTGACACGCCGCCCTCTCCGTTCGGGGAGGGTTTCTCTCCCCAACACGCAACCTCAGGACGTCTGGTTATTATTTAGCTTTGCCAAAGCCAGGCGGTACGCTTTGACCTTTTGGCGTTTCTTCAGCCAGATGGTGGTCGAAACGACAAAAATGGCACCAGACATAGCCAACACGCCGGTTGGATGGTCGTAAAATACCATCAAGGCAAAGTAAACGGCTGAAACAATCGCAACCCATTTCGCCGAATTCCCCACGGCGTTTTTCTCAAGGGTCAAACGGCGGATATACTCTTCTTCGCTAATTCCCATACGCGCTCCTTGTTCGCTTAACAGACCATTATATGGGGGAATATTGCTGAATTTTCAATCGATTATTTAGTAAAGAAGCGTAAATTACAACGGGTTACCGCTGCAGGCCAAAGGAGGGGATTGATGCTGAACAATAAAGAGGGCGCAACCTGGCGCTGCGCCCATGCAAATCACTTGCCTTCGGTGGTTAACGGCATGGCACCAAACTGCCCACTGTTGAAATCACGAAAAGCCTGCTGGATCTCCGCCTCACTGTTCATCACAAACGGGCCGTAACCAACGATAGGCTCATTGATTGGCTCGCCACTGAGTACCAGCAGAGTGACATCATTATTTGCCTCAATGGTGATCGAATCACCAGCGCGATCCAATAATACCATTTGCGTTTCACGCACGATCTGCTCGTCGTTGACCAGAATGGCACCATGCAGCATCACTAATGCCAGCGTGTGTCCTTCCTCCACCTGCAGTGTGGTGGTGTGCCCGGCGTTAAGCTTCATATCCCACACGTTCACAGGGCTGAAGGTGCGAGCCGGGCCGGCATGGCCGCCATAGCCCCCAGCGATCACCCTGACAGCCCCGACGTTATCCGCCAGCGGAATGAGCGGAATGTCCTTATTCAGTAACGTCTGGTAACCCGGCGGTGCCATTTTGTCCTTGGCCGGCAGATTGACCCACAGTTGCACCATTTCCAGAGTGCCACCTTTGTGCGAAAAGTTTTTGGAGTGAAACTCTTCATGCAAAATACCCGACGCCGCGGTCATCCACTGCACGTCACCTGGGCCAATCACCCCGCCGCTACCGGTAGAATCGCGGTGTTCAACTTCTCCCTGATAGACGATGGTAACCGTTTCAAACCCGCGATGTGGATGCTGCCCTACGCCACGTCGGCCACTGGCCGAACGGAATTTTGTCGGCGCAGCGTGGTCCAGCAGCAGGAACGGGCTCATCTGTGCACCCAACTCGTTATACGAGAACAGAGAATTGACCAGGAAACCATTGCCGACCCAGTGAGCTTCCGGGCTGTTATAAACACCAAGGATCTTTTTCATCTTGAACTCCTGTTGTCAGTCTCACGACCTACATTGATGCCAGAAGTTTAATTCAGCCGGATTTGCTGCAGTAGTCCGCAAGATATACACTCAGTGTTCTATTATTGGAACGATAAAGGTAAC
Coding sequences within it:
- a CDS encoding GNAT family N-acetyltransferase, translated to MSLSLRLAQLPDIPQLVAVERSAARLFRQQAELQFIADGEVMSPQQHAEFIARQQEWLAVSDVGQIAGFIAVQQLQHSWHIAELSVAANWQRQGVGKRLIAEVAALARQRAIARLTLTTFVRVPWNAPYYQRLGFRQIPMAQLDTQLQDILAQEIQLGFAAESRCAMEFTLS
- a CDS encoding GNAT family N-acetyltransferase, producing the protein MAQHIVTLVEYPQFVDVCAAWAFGQWGSQRGGTLERTRQRFILCSKPSTDYLTLLMIEDERPLGMASLWPSDDHHRMDLSPWLAGVFVHPDQRRQGIAQRLEQEIIRKAQQRGHSVLHLITDHSEGLYTRWGWHTIERRQQYGDEVVVMEKRL
- a CDS encoding DUF1471 domain-containing protein encodes the protein MKLLPYIAAALIATASFSTLAAGAKMVDSTQASTMQSMGVVSVSGVAGSPDDAIHMLKQKATEDGASHYRIIGLDNPGDSSDWRGTAEIYR
- a CDS encoding esterase-like activity of phytase family protein; translated protein: MRIKPLCIFFASMLPLLSLAADIKVERYNVSFPEGNRVSYSGAFAEHFPQGFPVGIGSGLVFNGLEGDDLLLTTVTDRGPNADAPAVGKQDAKIFANPAFVPLLMEIRVSGGKATATQARPLHDERGPISGLPLPGNLIGSTNEFALSDTLQPLSTDKRGLDTEGIAPDGKGGYWLCDEYGPFLIHIDRQGKILAKYGPTPLQGEQAVATGLPNIIKWRQPNRGFEGVTRLPDGRILAAVQSTLDINGKSKNKAQFTRLVSFDPATGKTAMYGYPIDIDHYAKAKDAKIGDIVAVDNQQILLIEQGSGKDKQIMNKIYLVDLSQASDLTPFDNEESALEFDDAAQLAKRGVKLAQKREVADLRKLGWQQEKAEGLALIDNQRLAVINDNDFGLQAKLVDAEPEGKKITDYQLDQQGKLNLAGKPVKTTIELRPLDKPESLSELWVLTLPEPLR
- the aqpZ gene encoding aquaporin Z, yielding MSKRLFAEFFGTFWLVFGGCGSAVLAAAFPQLGIGFAGVALAFGLTVVTMAYAVGHISGGHFNPAVTVGLFAGGRFPAKDVIPYVIAQVIGGIAAAAVLYLIASGKAGFDATASGFASNGFGEHSPGGYSLQAAIVIELVLTAFFLIVIHGATDKRAPAGFAPLAIGLALTLIHLISIPVTNTSVNPARSTAVAIFQGTWALQQLWVFWLVPLIGGVVGGLIYRCLLEDKK
- a CDS encoding class I SAM-dependent methyltransferase, encoding MSISNSHKNAVDRQFGEQANAYLTSSVHAQGNDLQRLTWLLAASSADRLLDLGCGAGHASFTAAPNVAQVVAYDLSAQMLAVVSKAAQEKGLANIQVQQGVAESLPFDNESFEVVISRYSAHHWHDVGRALREVRRVLKPGGRAIFMDVVSPGHPLLDIYLQTVEVLRDTSHVRNYAPGEWLSMLTESGLLVREVTSDRLELEFGSWVARMRTPEHFVTAIRALQQGVAEDVRQHFAIQADGSFTSDIMMFDTVKG
- a CDS encoding helix-turn-helix transcriptional regulator, yielding MKSDTISSQKALGAFLRAHRERVTPEMLGLPTATRRRTSGLRREELAQISGISATWYTWIEQGREVSISPYTLARIAKALRLGNAERHYLFTLARITDPEQVAPQETINAAVLQSVHQMTVPCYLLDLTWNMMAWNPQAEQLFCDWLGQAKTPNLLHFMFFHPQAKVLVSNWEDRARRVVAEFRAETSHHQGTEEIRAFVRNMTHNSEAFHHWWKQQDVMAREGGERTFSHPLLGELHFQQVTFYPAEHNGLKLVMLMPLS
- a CDS encoding DUF2076 domain-containing protein, which produces MQSEEQRLIEGLFNRLKEAQAQTGQRDIQAEQQINQHIREQPAAPYYMAQAMIIQEAALKRLDQQVKALENQIAQLQQNAQSQQSSGGFLAGLFGGGSRNAPSPREQYQAQQQNNSAWNNQPQGGYAAVQQQTYAQPQQAAPSRAGGFLGGALQTAAGVAGGVVLADMLTGMFRHSQPEEIVNIINEPPVDDSAMRNFDASNNLDTFNNGDDRFISQDNGFQNTDYQSDDFSSDDDYNDDDSFI
- a CDS encoding ABC transporter ATP-binding protein encodes the protein MGISEEEYIRRLTLEKNAVGNSAKWVAIVSAVYFALMVFYDHPTGVLAMSGAIFVVSTTIWLKKRQKVKAYRLALAKLNNNQTS
- a CDS encoding pirin family protein, whose amino-acid sequence is MKKILGVYNSPEAHWVGNGFLVNSLFSYNELGAQMSPFLLLDHAAPTKFRSASGRRGVGQHPHRGFETVTIVYQGEVEHRDSTGSGGVIGPGDVQWMTAASGILHEEFHSKNFSHKGGTLEMVQLWVNLPAKDKMAPPGYQTLLNKDIPLIPLADNVGAVRVIAGGYGGHAGPARTFSPVNVWDMKLNAGHTTTLQVEEGHTLALVMLHGAILVNDEQIVRETQMVLLDRAGDSITIEANNDVTLLVLSGEPINEPIVGYGPFVMNSEAEIQQAFRDFNSGQFGAMPLTTEGK